The Mixophyes fleayi isolate aMixFle1 chromosome 1, aMixFle1.hap1, whole genome shotgun sequence genome includes a region encoding these proteins:
- the LOC142151725 gene encoding olfactory receptor 6P1-like — MEDKSNVTSSIRSFTLLGFPTSRPTQILLFVIFFLIYLLTVVENLVIIIVIWTSPKLHKPMYFFLGHLAFIETWYVSVTVPKLLAIFVMESRKISYSACMLQLYFFIALICTECVLLTVMAFDRYVAICNSLYYVNIMNWNFCILLALGSWFSGFIISLVKVYYISRVTFCHLDVINHFFCDISPLLNLACTDMRLAELVDFILALIILLVPLLLVFISYTCILATIFCIPTPTGRQKAFSTCSSHLAVVIIFYTATLFMYARPSRARSVNYNKLVSVIYTVITPLLNPMMYCLRNKEFQEIIWKLFMKTFKL; from the coding sequence ATGGAAGATAAGTCAAATGTAACCAGCAGCATCAGAAGTTTTACCCTATTAGGATTCCCAACTTCTCGGCCAACTCAGATTCTGCTTTTCGTaattttcttcctaatttatctTTTAACCGTTGTGGAAAACCTGGTTATCATCATAGTAATCTGGACTAGTCCCAAACTGCACAAACCAATGTACTTCTTTCTGGGGCACTTGGCTTTCATAGAAACATGGTATGTTAGTGTCACTGTGCCCAAACTACTTGCTATATTTGTGATGGAAAGCAGAAAAATTTCATACAGTGCTTGTATGTTACAACTTTATTTCTTCATTGCATTGATATGTACAGAGTGTGTTTTGCTGACTGTTATGGCCTTTGACCGTTATGTGGCTATTTGTAATTCTTTGTATTATGTCAACATCATGAACTGGAATTTCTGTATCCTCTTGGCATTAGGATCCTGGTTTAGTGGTTTCATTATATCATTAGTTAAAGTTTACTATATATCTCGTGTAACTTTTTGTCATTTAGATGTTATAAATCACTTCTTTTGTGACATTTCTCCCTTACTTAACCTTGCCTGCACGGACATGAGGTTGGCTGAACTTGTTGACTTTATTCTTGCCCTAATAATTCTTCTTGTCCCTTTGTTGCTTGTTTTTATATCTTACACTTGCATTCTGGCCACCATATTCTGTATTCCGACACCAACTGGGCGTCAAAAGGCCTTCTCCACTTGTTCCTCTCATTTGGCTGTGGTTATAATATTCTATACGGCCACCCTATTCATGTATGCCAGACCAAGCAGGGCTAGGTCTGTTAATTATAACAAGCTAGTATCGGTTATCTACACAGTAATAACACCTTTACTCaacccaatgatgtactgcctgAGGAACAAGGAATTTCAGGAGATCATATGGAAACTCTTTATGAAAACGTTTAAATtgtaa